The Anaerobranca gottschalkii DSM 13577 genome segment GGTGGAGGTACTCCTAGTTTATTATCTTTAAATAACTTAGGAAAAATTATAGATGAATTAGCTCTGTATATTGATTTTAATAAAATTAAAGAGTTTACTATAGAAGCAAATCCCAAAACTTTAACTTCAGAAAAACTACAGTTTTATAAGGTCAAGAATATCAATCGCTTAAGTTTAGGGGTACAAACCTTTAATTTAAGGGAATTAAAAGCTATAGGTAGAATTCATACCCCTCAAGATGCCATAGATACTGTACAATTAGCTAAAGGACAGGGTTTTGATAGAATTTCTATCGATTTAATCTATGGTTTGCCATTTCAAACATTAGAAACATTGATGGAAAGTTTAGAAATTACTTACAGTTTAGGGATAAACCACATATCTTTTTATGGCTTACAAGTAGAGGAGGATACCCCTTTAGAAAGAATGATATTATCCAAGGAATTGACTATCCCTGATGAAGAAATCCAGGAAAATCTTTATTTAGCAGGAGTAGAATTTTTAATAAAAAGAGGCTTTAAACACTACGAAGTTTCTAATTTTGCTTTAGGCAATAATATCGCTTTACACAACTATAATTATTGGCTATACAAAGATTATTTAGGGTTTGGGGTAAGTAGTTATTCTAAACTTGGTAATAAACGATATGCTAATACCGATAACTTAGATGAGTATTGCTTTAAATTAAACCAAAATAATCTTCCGATAAAGGAAGTGGAAATCCTTACTAACAAAGAGATGGAATTTGAACAAAAAATGTTATCTTTAAGAACCCACAGAGGCTTGAAACTTGACGAAGGAAAAAACATTGAAGTGGTTAAAGACCTCATCTATAACGAATTAGCATATATAGAAAAGGATAGATTGAAGCTTACTGCCAAAGGATATTTAGTTTCAAATGAAATAATTAATAAACTATGTTAAATACAAAAAATTCCTTTTAAATATTGACTTTATCCCAGGAAATATGGTATTTTTTTATTAGATTAGCACTCAAATAAATAGAGTGCTAACAAAAAGAAAGGAGGGTTGAAAGTGAGGGGTAAACTAAGTTCAAGGAAAAGCCAAATACTAAAAGCTATAGTACTAGAATATATCAATACAGCTGAGCCTATAGGGTCAAGGACTTTAGTCAAAAGATATAATATAGGCCTAAGTCCAGCAACTATTAGAAACGAAATGGCTGACCTTGAAGAATTAGGTTTTCTAGTGCAGCCTCACACCTCAGCAGGAAGAATACCTAGCCAACAAGGGTATAGGTATTTTGTTGATAATTTGTTAGAAGAGATTTATACCGATGATTTAAACCTCCTTGATCTAAAAAAATATTATTCTGGAAAAATAGATGATTTAAACCAATTAATTACAGAAACTGCATCGGTATTATCTAACATAACCAACTATACTTCAGTTGTGTTAAGTACCCCTAACCCGTCAATTACTTTAAAGCACTTAGATTTTATCCAGTTAAACCAAAGGGAAGGATTAATTCTCTTTGTCACCGATACAGGAATTGTTCAACACAAAAAAATTACTTTTAATTACTCCTTTAATAGAGAAGAACTTGAAATAATTTTACAAGTTTTGAAAAGTAAATTGATAAACAAGAGATTATCTAAAAGTGAAAAACAGTTATTAGATGATATTACTACAGGATTCAAACATTCTCCTATCTTAGAAGAATTTGCCAATACCGTTATTTCATCTTTATTAGGGGAAAACCCTACAAAGGTTGTTACAGGAGGAACGACCAATTTTTTAAGTCAACCGGAATTTAATGATATTGGTAAAATTAGAGAATTATTAACTGTTTTTGAACAACAAGATCTATTGATCTCTTTATTAGAGCACCATAATGAGGGTGAACACGGTTCAGTATCGGTGGTTATTGGAGATGAGTTAATAATTAATCAGATGAGACAATGTAGTTTAATTACCGCAAACTTTGATTTAGATGGAAAGATTACAGGTAAAATAGGAATATTAGGACCTCAAAGGATGGACTATGAAAAAGTAATTAAAATATTAGATTTCTTTACTAAGAATTTCAAAAAATTAATTGAATAAGGGAGTGAAACAATTGGAGGAATTAAAGGAAAACTCTCCGAATCTTCAAGAAGATAAACAAGATTTAACAGAAGAAGAAAAACAAGTCGAAGAAAATATTGGAGAAAATAAGGAAAATTCAGAGATTGAGAAACTAACTAAAGAAAAAGAAGAACTTTTCAATCGCCTTCAACGACTGCAGGCAGATTTTGAAAATTTTAGGAAAAGGATGACTAAAGAAAAGACTGAAATTCTCAACTTTGCAAATGCCGATTTGGTAACGGCTCTATTACCTGTCCTCGATAATTTTCAAAGGGCATTATCAGGTCAGGAAAAAAATCTAGATAAAAATGGGGAATATCTTAAGTTTTTAGAAGGTATTCAGATGATATATAGGCAATTTAAAGATATTTTAGAAAAAGAAGGATTAAAGGAAATAGATTGTTTAGATAAACCCTTTGACCCTAATTTTCACGAAGCAATAATGCAAGTTGAAGATATAGATAAGCCTGAAAATACTGTAGTTGAAGTTTTACAAACAGGTTACACATTTAAAGATAAACTAATTAGACCAGCAATGGTCAAAGTAAGTAAATAATATAAAAATAGGAGGGAATAAATATATGAGTAAAGTAATCGGTATAGACTTAGGAACGACAAACTCAGTAGTTGCTGTTTTGGAAGGAGGAGAACCTACTGTTATCGTAAATGCTGAAGGTAGCAGAACAACTCCTTCTGTGGTGAGTTTTTCTAAAACTGGAGAAAGGATAGTAGGTCAAGCTGCTAAAAGGCAAGCAATAACTAACCCAAATACAATTATTTCTATTAAAAGACACATGGGAACAAACTATAAAGTTAAAATAGAAGATAAAGAATATACTCCTCAAGAAATATCAGCATTTATTTTACAAAAACTTAAAACAGATGCTGAAAACTTTTTAGGAGAAAAAGTTACTAAAGCAGTAATTACTGTACCTGCGTATTTTAATGATAGTCAAAGACAAGCGACAAAAGATGCTGGTAGAATTG includes the following:
- the grpE gene encoding nucleotide exchange factor GrpE; this encodes MKQLEELKENSPNLQEDKQDLTEEEKQVEENIGENKENSEIEKLTKEKEELFNRLQRLQADFENFRKRMTKEKTEILNFANADLVTALLPVLDNFQRALSGQEKNLDKNGEYLKFLEGIQMIYRQFKDILEKEGLKEIDCLDKPFDPNFHEAIMQVEDIDKPENTVVEVLQTGYTFKDKLIRPAMVKVSK
- the hrcA gene encoding heat-inducible transcriptional repressor HrcA, which translates into the protein MRGKLSSRKSQILKAIVLEYINTAEPIGSRTLVKRYNIGLSPATIRNEMADLEELGFLVQPHTSAGRIPSQQGYRYFVDNLLEEIYTDDLNLLDLKKYYSGKIDDLNQLITETASVLSNITNYTSVVLSTPNPSITLKHLDFIQLNQREGLILFVTDTGIVQHKKITFNYSFNREELEIILQVLKSKLINKRLSKSEKQLLDDITTGFKHSPILEEFANTVISSLLGENPTKVVTGGTTNFLSQPEFNDIGKIRELLTVFEQQDLLISLLEHHNEGEHGSVSVVIGDELIINQMRQCSLITANFDLDGKITGKIGILGPQRMDYEKVIKILDFFTKNFKKLIE
- the hemW gene encoding radical SAM family heme chaperone HemW, with product MAGIYIHIPFCLKKCYYCDFISFPDIEKENEYTQSLIKEIHLQKDILKTKEWSTVFFGGGTPSLLSLNNLGKIIDELALYIDFNKIKEFTIEANPKTLTSEKLQFYKVKNINRLSLGVQTFNLRELKAIGRIHTPQDAIDTVQLAKGQGFDRISIDLIYGLPFQTLETLMESLEITYSLGINHISFYGLQVEEDTPLERMILSKELTIPDEEIQENLYLAGVEFLIKRGFKHYEVSNFALGNNIALHNYNYWLYKDYLGFGVSSYSKLGNKRYANTDNLDEYCFKLNQNNLPIKEVEILTNKEMEFEQKMLSLRTHRGLKLDEGKNIEVVKDLIYNELAYIEKDRLKLTAKGYLVSNEIINKLC